The genome window CCGCATTATGTTCGAGAGTATGATACATGATTGGTTTTCTGATTATGATAGTGGCTACAATGATTTTATTAAAGCGCTACGGTGAATGCGGCCCTGCGACAGATTGAGGAGAAAGAGTATGAAGTTATGCTGGCGGCAAAAGGGATAGAAAAGAAAAGGATTCGGAAGTATGGATTTGCTTTCAGAGGTAAGAAGATATTGATAGGGAAGTAAGAAGGGGATATTGTATAAAAAGCGGAGAAGATAGAGGTTGCGATATGCTGAAAGAATGAGGTATAATAATTATATTCTGGGAGCGTAAGAAGGTGACATTGTGAGAATTGATTTTTTGGAATTAGTTAATTTTAGGAATATAAAGACAGAAAAAATCTCCTTTGAAGGCAAGAAATTTGTTGTTTTAATAGGAGAAAATGGCAGTGGTAAAACTACATTTCTTGAAGCAATTACGAAAGCGTATGTTCCTGTATTACGCGCTATAAATGGTGATGCAGTGAAAAAATGTGATTTGACAAATGGCGATATCATGTGTGGAACATCTGGTACCGCAGTTACAATAGGAATTGAACTGGATCAAGAGAAGTATGTTTGGACAAACAGAAGAAGATTCTCTTCCCAGGTGCCGTTTGAAGAAGTCATTGAAATGAAAGAACAAACGAACGATTTAAAAAAGCTGAAACAAAAATATATTGACTGTGTGCTGCAAAAAACTTTGCCACTTGTACTGTATTATGGAACGGATAGAGTTATACGAGATATTCCTCAGCGAGGACATATAAAGAATTTCGAAGTAACGGATTCATTGCGGAATTGTTTTGATAATGTGAATTATTTTAGAGATTTTTATGATTGGTTTAAAACGGAAGAAGATATTGAATTGCGTGGTTTGAGAAAATGTGCAGATTATCATAACACGAGACTGGACTGTGTCAGATCCGCTATTGAACGTATGATTAAAGGGTATCATAATCTTAGAATTGAATTATCGCCGTCCAGAATGGTTTTGACTAATGATAAAGGGATAGATTTACAAATTGATCAGTTGAGCGGGGGCTATAAAGCGGTATTGTCTGTAGTTGCTGATATTGCGAAGCGCTTGTCGCTTGCGAATCCGGATTCAGAGAATCCATTGGAAGAGGAAGCAGTTATATTAATTGATGAATTGGATTTACATCTCCACCCCAAATGGCAGAAAACGATTGTCGATGATTTAAAGAGGACATTTCCGAATTGTCAGTTTATTATATCGACACATTCACCGTTCATCGTACAGGCTTTGGAGTCAGATGAATTGTTTGACATGAATACAATGCGATATGCTGATGAAGTGGGGAACTATAATGGCTGGAGCATTGATGCCATACAGGAGCAGAAGATGGGGGTGGAAAGAAAAACAGTTGTTTATAATGAAAGTATTCGCAGGTTTTCAGAAGCTATTGACAAGGAAGAGTATGATGAAGCAAGAGAATTGTATGAAAAACTGTTAAAAATGGTTCATCCGAAAAGCCAGGAAAGAAAAGTCATGGATTTGGATATGGAGATGATCGAAAATAATGATTAAACTCGAAAGAGGGCTTCCGCCTGAAGAACTTACTGAGGAAGTAAAGTCTGAACTTACGCGCTTATATACAGAAGATAAGGCTAAAGATGTATGGAATTCACCCAAGATAAAAAAGCCGTTGAAGTCTGCGTTGCTTCAAATGAGTCATGGGAAATGTTCTTACTGTGAATGTGTATTGGAAATTGAGTCAAAGGATGCTACGATAGACCATTTTCTGCCCAAAAGTTCGCATATGGATAAAGTCGTAGAATGGAAGAATTTGTTTCCTGCGTGTTTGCGTTGCAATAGAAAA of Roseburia hominis contains these proteins:
- a CDS encoding AAA family ATPase; this encodes MRIDFLELVNFRNIKTEKISFEGKKFVVLIGENGSGKTTFLEAITKAYVPVLRAINGDAVKKCDLTNGDIMCGTSGTAVTIGIELDQEKYVWTNRRRFSSQVPFEEVIEMKEQTNDLKKLKQKYIDCVLQKTLPLVLYYGTDRVIRDIPQRGHIKNFEVTDSLRNCFDNVNYFRDFYDWFKTEEDIELRGLRKCADYHNTRLDCVRSAIERMIKGYHNLRIELSPSRMVLTNDKGIDLQIDQLSGGYKAVLSVVADIAKRLSLANPDSENPLEEEAVILIDELDLHLHPKWQKTIVDDLKRTFPNCQFIISTHSPFIVQALESDELFDMNTMRYADEVGNYNGWSIDAIQEQKMGVERKTVVYNESIRRFSEAIDKEEYDEARELYEKLLKMVHPKSQERKVMDLDMEMIENND